Proteins encoded within one genomic window of Amycolatopsis nigrescens CSC17Ta-90:
- a CDS encoding 8-oxoguanine deaminase: MSTLLIENAAVCAVDADGTEFRNGHVIVDGDRITGLGEGRAPEGDYDHRMDASGCLVTPGLVNTHHHLYQWATRGLSVDSTLFEWLTELYPIWGRLDAGVTHAAATAGLARLALTGCTTVADHHYVFPADAGDQLDALVSATGRIGVRAQIVRGSMDRGESDGGLPPDNLVEDTEAALLGTEQAIDRYHDTAADARVRIAVGPCSPFSVSEKLMTGAAELARRKGVRLHTHLAETLDEERQCLAEVGCTPAEYADRLGWLGDDVWLAHTIHLAPEAIRRLGATRTGSAHCPTSNGRIGAGIAPVRDLLDAGAPVGLGVDGAASNESGGLGEELHQAMLQARQRGGPTALSIREALWMGTMGGARCLGRQDELGSLEPGKLADLAVWRLDGLAHAGITDPVAALVLGSTPPLARLLVGGRTVVSDGELRTADENAIAGELRAASTKLQGKR; this comes from the coding sequence ATGAGCACCTTGCTGATCGAGAACGCGGCGGTGTGCGCGGTGGACGCCGATGGCACCGAGTTCCGCAATGGCCACGTCATCGTCGACGGCGACCGGATCACCGGCCTGGGTGAGGGCCGCGCGCCGGAGGGCGACTACGACCACCGGATGGACGCGAGCGGCTGCCTGGTCACCCCCGGGCTGGTGAACACGCACCACCACCTGTACCAGTGGGCCACCCGCGGGCTGTCCGTGGACTCGACGCTGTTCGAGTGGCTGACCGAGCTGTACCCGATCTGGGGCAGGCTGGACGCGGGCGTCACGCACGCGGCGGCCACTGCCGGCCTGGCCAGGCTCGCGCTGACCGGCTGCACCACGGTCGCCGACCACCACTACGTCTTCCCGGCCGACGCCGGTGACCAGCTGGACGCGCTGGTGTCCGCCACCGGCCGGATCGGGGTGCGGGCGCAGATCGTGCGCGGTTCGATGGACCGCGGCGAGTCCGACGGCGGGCTGCCGCCGGACAACCTGGTGGAGGACACCGAGGCCGCGCTGCTCGGCACCGAGCAGGCGATCGACCGCTACCACGACACCGCCGCGGACGCCAGGGTCCGGATCGCCGTCGGCCCGTGCTCGCCGTTCTCGGTGAGCGAGAAGCTGATGACCGGTGCGGCGGAATTGGCGCGGCGCAAGGGAGTCCGGCTGCACACCCACTTGGCGGAGACGCTGGACGAGGAGCGCCAGTGCCTGGCCGAGGTGGGTTGCACCCCGGCCGAGTACGCGGACAGGCTGGGCTGGCTCGGCGACGACGTCTGGTTGGCGCACACGATCCACCTCGCGCCCGAAGCGATCCGCCGGCTAGGTGCGACCCGGACCGGATCGGCGCACTGCCCGACCTCCAACGGCCGGATCGGCGCCGGTATCGCGCCGGTCCGCGACCTTTTGGACGCGGGCGCGCCGGTCGGCCTCGGCGTGGACGGTGCCGCGTCCAACGAGTCCGGCGGCCTCGGCGAGGAACTGCACCAGGCGATGCTGCAGGCCCGCCAGCGCGGCGGGCCGACCGCGCTGAGCATTCGCGAAGCGCTGTGGATGGGCACCATGGGCGGCGCGCGCTGCCTCGGCCGTCAGGACGAGCTCGGTTCGCTCGAGCCGGGCAAGCTGGCCGATCTCGCGGTGTGGCGGCTGGACGGGCTGGCCCACGCCGGCATCACCGACCCGGTGGCCGCGCTGGTGCTCGGCTCCACCCCGCCCTTGGCCAGGTTGCTGGTCGGCGGGCGGACGGTGGTCTCCGATGGCGAGCTGCGGACCGCGGACGAGAACGCCATCGCCGGAGAACTCCGGGCCGCGAGCACGAAATTGCAGGGGAAACGATGA